One segment of Synechocystis sp. PCC 7509 DNA contains the following:
- a CDS encoding HAD family hydrolase, producing the protein MIEAIIFDIDGTLVDTVDFHAQSWERTFTHFGHQIPYEQIRFQIGKGSDKLMPVFFSLEELNQSNDGQSPTFDERMRDYRRELYKNEYHPRIKAFPQVRELFVAIKADGKRIALASSATKDDVAAYIKILNVKELVDAATTTMEVKSSKPDPDLFLVTLDKLGDVAPNNVIVVGDTPYDAEAAAKANLRTIGVLSGGFSPEKLRRAGCIAIYQDIAADLMAHYDESPLK; encoded by the coding sequence GTGATTGAAGCTATAATTTTTGACATCGACGGAACACTGGTTGATACTGTTGACTTTCATGCCCAGTCCTGGGAGAGAACCTTTACTCACTTTGGTCATCAGATTCCTTATGAGCAGATCCGCTTCCAGATTGGTAAAGGCAGTGACAAGTTAATGCCAGTCTTTTTTTCCCTGGAAGAACTTAACCAATCAAATGATGGTCAAAGTCCCACTTTCGACGAACGGATGCGAGATTATCGCAGGGAACTGTACAAGAACGAATATCATCCCCGGATCAAAGCTTTTCCTCAAGTGCGTGAGTTGTTCGTGGCAATCAAAGCAGACGGCAAACGCATTGCTCTAGCTTCCTCGGCTACCAAGGACGATGTGGCAGCCTACATAAAGATCCTGAATGTTAAAGAACTGGTCGATGCTGCAACCACTACTATGGAGGTGAAATCGTCTAAGCCAGATCCAGATTTGTTCTTGGTCACATTGGATAAGTTAGGGGACGTTGCTCCTAATAATGTCATTGTGGTGGGTGATACACCCTATGACGCAGAAGCGGCAGCTAAGGCGAATTTACGCACGATTGGTGTACTTTCTGGTGGTTTCTCCCCAGAAAAACTACGCCGGGCAGGTTGCATTGCCATCTACCAAGATATAGCCGCCGACCTGATGGCACACTACGACGAGTCTCCGCTCAAGTGA